Proteins co-encoded in one Pseudomonas fluorescens genomic window:
- the astD gene encoding succinylglutamate-semialdehyde dehydrogenase gives MNSLYIAGEWLAGQGEAFQSLNPVTQQVLWSGEGATAAQVESAVQAARQAFPSWARRTLEERISVLEAFAAALKKHADELARTIGEETGKPLWEAATEVTSMVNKIAISVQSYRERTGEKSGPLGDATAVLRHKPHGVVAVFGPYNFPGHLPNGHIVPALLAGNSVLFKPSELTPKVAELTVKCWIEAGLPAGVLNLLQGARETGIALAANPGIDGLFFTGSSRTGNHLHQQFAGRPDKILALEMGGNNPLVVDQVADLDAAVYTIIQSAFISAGQRCTCARRLLVPQGAWGDSLLKRLVEVSSTIEVGAFDQQPAPFMGSVISLGAAKALMDAQAHLLANGAVSLLAMTQPQAQSALLTPGIVDVTAVADRSDEELFGPLLQVIRYADFEAAIAEANNTAFGLAAGLLSDSEERYQQFWLESRAGIVNWNKQLTGAASSAPFGGVGASGNHRASAYYAADYCAYPVASLETPSLVLPAALTPGVKMA, from the coding sequence ATGAATTCGCTATACATCGCAGGTGAGTGGCTGGCCGGTCAGGGCGAGGCCTTTCAATCGCTGAACCCGGTGACCCAGCAAGTGCTGTGGTCGGGGGAGGGTGCCACTGCCGCTCAGGTCGAGTCGGCCGTGCAGGCTGCGCGTCAGGCGTTCCCGAGCTGGGCCCGTCGCACCTTGGAAGAACGCATCAGCGTGCTCGAAGCGTTCGCCGCTGCGCTGAAAAAACACGCCGACGAACTGGCCCGCACCATCGGTGAGGAAACCGGTAAACCGTTGTGGGAAGCCGCGACCGAAGTCACCAGCATGGTCAACAAGATTGCGATTTCGGTGCAAAGCTATCGCGAACGCACAGGTGAGAAGAGCGGCCCGCTGGGCGACGCCACCGCCGTGTTGCGCCACAAGCCCCATGGCGTGGTGGCGGTGTTCGGCCCTTACAACTTCCCTGGCCACTTGCCGAACGGCCACATCGTGCCGGCGCTGCTGGCGGGTAACAGCGTGCTGTTCAAACCGAGCGAGCTGACCCCGAAAGTCGCCGAGCTGACGGTCAAGTGCTGGATCGAAGCCGGTCTGCCGGCCGGCGTTCTGAACCTGCTGCAAGGCGCCCGTGAAACCGGGATCGCGCTGGCGGCGAATCCGGGCATCGACGGTCTGTTCTTCACCGGTTCGAGCCGCACCGGTAATCACCTGCACCAGCAGTTCGCCGGGCGTCCGGACAAGATCCTCGCGCTGGAAATGGGCGGCAACAACCCGCTGGTGGTCGATCAGGTCGCGGACCTCGACGCTGCGGTGTACACGATCATTCAATCGGCATTCATTTCCGCCGGTCAGCGTTGCACCTGCGCCCGTCGTCTGCTGGTGCCGCAAGGCGCGTGGGGCGACAGCCTGCTCAAGCGTCTGGTGGAAGTCAGCTCGACCATCGAGGTCGGCGCGTTCGATCAGCAGCCGGCGCCGTTCATGGGCTCGGTGATTTCCCTCGGCGCGGCAAAAGCCTTGATGGATGCCCAGGCACATTTGCTGGCCAACGGCGCAGTGTCGCTGCTGGCAATGACTCAACCGCAGGCGCAGTCGGCGCTGCTGACTCCGGGCATCGTGGATGTGACGGCGGTTGCCGATCGTTCCGACGAAGAACTGTTCGGTCCGTTGCTGCAGGTGATCCGCTACGCCGATTTCGAAGCCGCGATTGCTGAAGCCAACAACACCGCGTTTGGCCTGGCCGCTGGCCTGCTGTCGGATTCCGAAGAGCGCTACCAGCAGTTCTGGCTGGAAAGCCGTGCCGGGATCGTCAACTGGAACAAGCAACTGACGGGGGCTGCGAGCAGCGCGCCGTTCGGCGGTGTCGGCGCCTCGGGCAACCACCGCGCCAGCGCCTATTACGCGGCGGATTACTGCGCGTACCCGGTGGCCTCGCTGGAAACCCCGAGCCTGGTGTTGCCGGCGGCCCTGACGCCTGGCGTGAAGATGGCGTGA
- the astA gene encoding arginine N-succinyltransferase, whose translation MIVRPVRSSDLSALIDLARSTGTGLTTLPANEERLTHRVGWAEKTFRGEAGRGDADYLFVLEDDNGRVVGISAIAGAVGLREPWYNFRVGLTVSASQELNIYREIPTLFLANDLTGNSELCSLFLHADYRTGLNGRMLSKARMLFIAEFPELFGNKIIAEMRGVSDEAGRSPFWESLGRHFFKMEFSQADYLTGVGNKAFIAELMPKFPLYTCFLSPDARNVIGQVHPDTEPALAMLKSEGFSYQGYVDIFDAGPAIECETSKIRAVRDSEALVLAIGTPGDDATPFIIHNRKREDCRITAAPARLAAGTLVVDPLTAKRLQLNAGDQVRAVALSAARESKQ comes from the coding sequence ATGATTGTTCGTCCCGTACGCAGCAGCGATTTGTCCGCTCTGATCGACCTGGCCCGCAGCACCGGCACCGGCCTGACCACCTTGCCGGCCAACGAAGAGCGCCTGACCCACCGGGTCGGCTGGGCCGAGAAGACCTTTCGCGGTGAAGCCGGCCGTGGCGACGCGGACTACCTGTTCGTGCTCGAAGACGACAACGGTCGCGTGGTGGGGATTTCCGCCATTGCCGGCGCCGTCGGTCTGCGCGAGCCGTGGTACAACTTCCGCGTCGGCCTGACCGTCAGCGCCTCGCAGGAACTGAACATCTATCGCGAGATTCCGACGTTGTTCCTGGCCAACGACCTGACCGGCAACTCCGAGCTGTGCTCGCTGTTCCTGCACGCCGACTACCGCACCGGCCTCAATGGCCGCATGCTGTCCAAGGCGCGGATGCTGTTCATCGCCGAATTCCCGGAGCTGTTCGGCAACAAGATCATTGCCGAGATGCGCGGCGTATCCGATGAAGCCGGTCGTTCGCCGTTCTGGGAAAGTCTGGGCCGTCACTTCTTCAAGATGGAATTCAGCCAGGCCGATTACCTGACGGGTGTGGGCAACAAGGCATTCATTGCCGAACTGATGCCGAAATTCCCGCTGTACACCTGCTTCCTGTCGCCGGACGCGCGCAACGTCATCGGCCAGGTGCACCCGGACACTGAGCCTGCGCTGGCGATGCTCAAGAGCGAAGGCTTCAGTTATCAGGGTTACGTCGACATCTTCGACGCCGGCCCGGCCATCGAGTGCGAGACCAGCAAGATCCGCGCGGTGCGTGACAGCGAAGCGCTGGTGCTGGCCATCGGCACCCCGGGCGACGACGCCACGCCGTTCATCATCCATAACCGCAAACGCGAAGACTGCCGCATCACGGCGGCGCCAGCCCGACTGGCCGCCGGTACGCTGGTGGTCGATCCGCTGACCGCCAAACGTCTTCAACTCAACGCTGGCGATCAGGTTCGCGCCGTGGCGTTGTCCGCTGCCCGGGAGTCCAAACAATGA